In one window of Insulibacter thermoxylanivorax DNA:
- a CDS encoding MBL fold metallo-hydrolase: MSAYHIYEHGIVRVKVPVPFPLRWVNGYILHDDEGYVIIDPGLHTESSIQAWGMVWEELQIAPQQINKIILTHHHPDHYGLAGWMQQRTGSEVYMSRTGHGLAQRMWSLHSGEWMTDALCRMFAAHGLPQDKQEKMREHLRSFYPLVSPHPEVRYLEEGEEWQAGSLHFQTISVSGHADQHLVFIDQERKLMFCGDHVLPRITPNISYLPDEDADPLHAYLTDLDKLASYDVQIVFPGHRDPFTNLQARAEELRRHHVKRLLKMIDLVQSPANVYDVCLAMFGEGLSIHQLRFAMSETLAHLVYLRRRGYVHMDETGLPYRFIKIRDYRTE, encoded by the coding sequence AAGGTGCCGGTGCCCTTCCCCTTGCGGTGGGTGAACGGCTATATCCTGCATGACGATGAGGGATATGTGATCATCGATCCCGGTTTACATACCGAGAGCTCGATCCAAGCTTGGGGGATGGTTTGGGAAGAGCTGCAGATTGCGCCGCAGCAGATCAACAAGATCATCCTGACGCATCACCACCCCGATCACTATGGATTGGCCGGGTGGATGCAGCAGAGGACGGGCAGTGAAGTCTATATGTCCCGTACCGGTCATGGGCTTGCGCAGCGCATGTGGAGCCTCCATTCCGGCGAGTGGATGACAGATGCGCTCTGCCGCATGTTCGCTGCACACGGACTTCCTCAGGACAAGCAGGAGAAGATGCGCGAGCATCTGCGAAGCTTCTATCCCTTGGTGTCCCCGCATCCTGAGGTCCGTTATCTGGAGGAGGGGGAGGAGTGGCAAGCGGGTTCGCTTCATTTTCAGACGATCTCCGTGTCCGGACATGCGGATCAGCATCTGGTCTTCATCGATCAGGAGCGCAAGCTCATGTTCTGCGGCGATCATGTCTTGCCGCGGATCACGCCGAACATCAGCTATCTGCCTGATGAAGACGCAGATCCCTTGCATGCCTACTTAACGGATCTGGATAAGCTGGCTTCCTATGATGTCCAGATCGTTTTCCCGGGACACCGGGATCCGTTCACGAATTTACAAGCTAGAGCAGAAGAGCTGCGGAGGCATCATGTCAAGCGTCTGCTGAAGATGATCGACCTGGTGCAGTCACCGGCAAATGTCTATGATGTCTGCTTGGCCATGTTCGGCGAGGGGCTGTCGATCCACCAGCTGCGCTTTGCGATGTCGGAGACGCTGGCTCATCTTGTCTATCTGCGGCGGCGTGGCTATGTACATATGGACGAGACAGGCTTGCCCTATCGCTTCATCAAGATCCGGGATTACCGGACGGAATAA
- the rph gene encoding ribonuclease PH, with translation MRSDGREYNQLRKVNIIPHFNKHAEGSVLIEFGDTKVICTATVDEKVPPFMKGEGKGWITAEYSMLPRATQVRNQRESIKGKLGGRTMEIQRLIGRALRSVVNLEALGERTITLDCDVIQADGGTRTTSITGAYIALVYAVNHIVETHKLPVFPITDFLASVSVGILNDQALLDLNYDEDSKVKVDMNVVMTGKGEYVEIQGTGEEAPFSREEMDNMLMLAESGIRDLIGLQKDILGPLSEKIGNGQ, from the coding sequence TTGAGAAGCGACGGCAGAGAGTATAATCAATTGCGCAAAGTGAACATCATTCCGCACTTTAACAAACATGCAGAGGGTTCTGTACTAATAGAATTCGGGGACACCAAAGTGATCTGTACAGCCACCGTGGATGAAAAAGTCCCGCCCTTCATGAAAGGTGAGGGCAAAGGATGGATAACCGCAGAGTATTCGATGCTGCCAAGGGCAACCCAGGTTCGCAATCAACGGGAATCGATCAAAGGCAAGCTCGGCGGACGGACGATGGAGATTCAACGGCTGATCGGACGTGCGCTTCGCTCTGTAGTGAATCTGGAAGCATTGGGTGAGCGGACGATTACCTTGGACTGTGACGTGATTCAGGCCGACGGCGGAACGCGGACGACTTCGATCACCGGTGCGTATATCGCATTGGTTTATGCTGTAAATCATATCGTAGAGACGCACAAATTACCGGTGTTTCCGATCACGGACTTCCTGGCTTCCGTAAGCGTCGGGATCTTGAACGATCAAGCCCTGCTCGATCTGAATTATGATGAAGATTCGAAGGTGAAAGTCGATATGAACGTGGTGATGACGGGCAAGGGCGAGTATGTCGAGATCCAGGGTACGGGCGAGGAGGCGCCATTCTCCCGGGAGGAGATGGACAACATGCTGATGTTGGCGGAGTCCGGCATTCGCGATCTCATCGGTTTGCAGAAGGATATCCTCGGACCGCTGAGCGAGAAGATCGGCAACGGACAGTAA
- a CDS encoding HEAT repeat domain-containing protein, with protein sequence MAYQSEEHRTRSSNIFLLPNTIDYYQFQITELLERERYGEAKELLKFLLDCRTSETETMEEWRALLDWLEKEFPQFDEPEAEETEADILRKALLSRAEADERFVEHLLELVQYSPGVDEKLMAIEQLTYLDHPQINDTLIRWLEHTEIPPTLQYAVLKALKKRGVVGQVAILHEGAPLYVRIEETPDGLEAFPEKMQQVLSRVKTVSESEFPSLIYFAEPFWLEWLYSIFGTEMYDYLLKGDFKPNAWAAALHFVVADRMLGGAKRDEIRDLYELIEEDDLKAFEKAVHSLDSWARTEDE encoded by the coding sequence ATGGCATACCAAAGCGAAGAGCATCGAACGCGCAGCAGCAATATCTTCCTGCTTCCCAATACAATCGATTACTATCAGTTCCAGATCACCGAACTTCTTGAGCGCGAGCGGTACGGCGAGGCGAAGGAACTGCTGAAGTTCCTGCTCGATTGCCGGACGTCTGAGACTGAGACGATGGAGGAATGGCGTGCTCTGCTTGATTGGCTGGAGAAGGAATTCCCGCAATTCGATGAGCCCGAAGCGGAAGAAACCGAAGCGGATATCTTGCGCAAAGCACTGCTCTCCCGTGCGGAGGCGGACGAACGATTCGTGGAGCATCTGCTAGAACTTGTTCAATATTCCCCCGGCGTGGATGAAAAATTGATGGCCATCGAGCAGCTGACCTATCTTGATCATCCGCAGATCAACGACACGCTGATCCGCTGGCTGGAGCACACGGAGATCCCGCCGACATTGCAATACGCGGTGCTCAAGGCGCTCAAGAAACGCGGCGTCGTCGGTCAAGTAGCGATTCTTCACGAAGGAGCTCCGCTCTATGTGCGGATTGAAGAGACGCCCGACGGGCTGGAGGCTTTTCCTGAGAAGATGCAGCAGGTGCTGAGTCGGGTGAAGACGGTCAGCGAATCGGAATTCCCGTCGCTGATCTACTTCGCGGAGCCGTTCTGGCTGGAATGGCTGTACAGCATCTTCGGCACAGAGATGTACGATTACCTTCTTAAGGGAGATTTTAAGCCGAATGCATGGGCGGCCGCTTTGCATTTCGTCGTTGCTGACCGGATGCTCGGCGGTGCGAAGCGGGATGAGATTCGGGACCTCTATGAACTGATCGAGGAAGATGATCTGAAGGCCTTTGAGAAGGCCGTCCATTCCTTGGACAGCTGGGCGCGCACGGAGGATGAATGA
- a CDS encoding XTP/dITP diphosphatase: MRADYEQQLANGKQIVVVATRNAGKKREFKQMLAPLGMVVRSLADYPDLPEIEETGTTFAENAELKARAAAEALRVPVIADDSGITVTKLDGAPGVCSARYAGEDASDEANICKLLDELAKRGVTEGEVVSTASGERMLLSKAAFVCSIVYLDPTSDAGEVKIVTEGRVEGYVVDRPAGDGGFGYDPLFYVPEYRRTMAELSSEEKHAISHRGQALRQLIEQLRGRREE; encoded by the coding sequence ATGAGAGCAGACTATGAGCAACAGCTCGCAAATGGGAAACAGATCGTAGTTGTCGCTACACGGAATGCAGGAAAGAAGCGGGAATTCAAACAGATGTTAGCGCCGCTGGGCATGGTGGTGCGCAGTCTAGCAGACTATCCAGATCTCCCCGAGATCGAGGAGACAGGGACGACCTTCGCGGAGAATGCGGAACTGAAAGCAAGAGCAGCTGCGGAAGCGCTGCGTGTGCCGGTGATCGCCGATGATTCGGGAATAACCGTAACGAAGCTGGATGGAGCGCCGGGCGTCTGCTCTGCTCGATATGCGGGGGAGGATGCGTCCGATGAAGCGAATATTTGCAAGCTGCTGGATGAGCTCGCAAAGCGGGGCGTCACTGAAGGCGAGGTTGTGTCCACTGCCAGCGGAGAGAGAATGCTGCTTAGCAAGGCAGCCTTCGTATGTTCAATCGTTTATCTCGATCCGACATCGGATGCTGGTGAAGTGAAGATCGTCACTGAAGGCCGTGTGGAAGGTTACGTCGTTGACCGTCCGGCCGGCGACGGCGGGTTCGGTTATGATCCGCTGTTCTATGTGCCTGAATACAGGCGCACGATGGCGGAACTCAGCAGCGAGGAGAAACACGCGATCAGCCATCGCGGACAAGCTCTGCGCCAGTTGATCGAGCAGCTGCGCGGCCGCCGTGAAGAATGA
- a CDS encoding phosphatidylglycerophosphatase A family protein — MKKSLQGYKTREAAREWMKRRGVTLEDIAELVMLLQGDYIEDLTMEECIKNIERVLAKREVQNCILTGIQMDVFAEEGKLESPLQEIIEFDEGLYGCDEILSLSITNVYGSIGMTNFGYIDKIKPGILRRLNNKEDGEIHTFLDDIVGAIAAAASSRIAHTRYSVR; from the coding sequence ATGAAGAAAAGTTTACAAGGATACAAAACAAGGGAAGCCGCCCGGGAGTGGATGAAGCGCCGCGGCGTTACGCTGGAGGATATTGCAGAGCTGGTTATGCTGTTGCAAGGCGATTACATAGAGGATCTCACAATGGAAGAATGCATCAAAAATATAGAACGCGTACTCGCCAAACGCGAGGTGCAGAACTGCATCCTCACGGGCATCCAGATGGATGTCTTCGCCGAAGAAGGCAAATTAGAAAGCCCGCTGCAGGAGATCATTGAATTCGATGAGGGCTTGTACGGCTGCGATGAGATCCTGTCCCTATCGATCACCAATGTCTACGGCAGCATCGGCATGACGAACTTCGGCTATATCGACAAGATCAAACCCGGCATCCTGCGAAGACTAAACAATAAGGAAGATGGAGAGATCCACACCTTCCTTGATGATATCGTCGGTGCGATCGCAGCCGCCGCCAGCAGCCGGATCGCCCATACCCGTTATTCCGTCCGGTAA
- a CDS encoding GerMN domain-containing protein: MSKRTAKWLIIPALIMVLLAGCSTEQPSPSPSIDPPPEGAWEDVLDEQWEMDEMGEGAEKGAYAPVTLYYKDEYGHVAPVTMRIPMTPEIAQRALEYMIDGNTSSKELPAGFTGLIPAGTTVLGMQIVEDEKLAIVDFSPEFASYDAKDERKIVEAITWALTSFPTIDKVKLWINGVPLHEMPVNGLPLQEPLTRSFGINLESIEGVHLASAQPITLYFKSETKDGFEYLVPVTRMIQHSEDKAAAVLRELIEGPNSQGLYAVLAPDVEVLELAAMDDLVMVDFNDYILDPEFRILEESMQSVILSLTENQVADQVQIKVNGNVEVLSSDNQSLTQPVSRPDHINWYNL, from the coding sequence ATGAGCAAAAGAACAGCAAAGTGGCTCATCATCCCGGCACTCATCATGGTCCTGCTGGCAGGCTGTTCAACGGAACAACCCTCGCCGTCCCCATCCATTGATCCGCCGCCGGAAGGGGCTTGGGAAGATGTGCTTGACGAACAATGGGAGATGGATGAGATGGGTGAAGGGGCGGAGAAGGGCGCCTATGCTCCAGTTACGTTATATTATAAAGACGAGTATGGACACGTTGCCCCGGTGACGATGCGCATTCCGATGACGCCGGAGATTGCCCAGCGTGCTCTGGAATATATGATCGACGGCAACACCTCCAGCAAGGAGCTGCCGGCAGGATTCACAGGACTTATTCCAGCGGGCACCACCGTGCTTGGCATGCAGATCGTCGAGGATGAGAAACTGGCGATTGTGGATTTCTCGCCGGAGTTTGCAAGCTATGATGCCAAAGACGAACGGAAGATCGTCGAGGCGATCACCTGGGCGCTGACGAGCTTCCCGACGATCGATAAGGTGAAGCTTTGGATCAACGGCGTGCCGCTTCATGAGATGCCGGTCAACGGACTGCCGCTGCAAGAGCCTTTGACAAGATCCTTTGGAATAAATCTGGAGAGTATAGAAGGCGTCCATCTCGCATCGGCTCAGCCGATCACTCTGTACTTTAAGAGTGAGACGAAGGACGGCTTTGAGTACTTGGTGCCTGTTACCCGGATGATCCAGCACAGCGAGGACAAGGCAGCAGCCGTCCTGCGTGAACTGATCGAGGGGCCGAACAGCCAAGGGTTGTACGCGGTTTTAGCGCCGGATGTTGAGGTGTTGGAGCTCGCGGCCATGGACGATCTCGTGATGGTGGATTTCAATGACTACATATTGGATCCTGAATTCCGCATCTTGGAAGAGTCCATGCAGTCCGTGATCCTGTCCTTGACGGAGAACCAGGTTGCGGATCAAGTCCAGATCAAAGTGAACGGCAATGTTGAGGTGCTTAGCAGCGACAATCAGAGCCTGACCCAACCGGTATCCCGCCCGGATCACATCAATTGGTATAATCTTTAA